A stretch of DNA from Nonlabens ponticola:
CCGTTGCCGGCATCATCCGTATCACCGCTGCCGGCATCATCAAACACCGACGTCTTGATCACCGCGATGCTGCTGTCCTGTCCCAGGTCCGTATCCGTTGGATCGTCGCCTACGTTGCTGTCATCATCCGAGTCATCACTTACAGTGTTGCCATCCGGAGTCTCTCCGCTCACCACTGCCTGGTTGCGTACAAAGCCGCGGTCGATGTCCTCCTGAGTGATCGTATAGCTACCCGTAAAGGTCGTATCGTCAAAGGCTCCCGGTGACAGGCTAGCGATAGGACCGCCGCTTAGTGTACCGTTGGCGCCCTCCAATAGAACGTCCTCAAGGGTGATGTTCGTCAGCGTCGTGCTTCCGGTATTCGTTACCCTGAAGCTGTACGTGATCGTCTCACCCACCTGTGCCGTACCGTTGCCGTCATCATCCGTATCACCGCTGCCGGCGTCATCAAACACCGACGTCTTGATCACCGCGATGCTGCTGTCCTGTCCCAGGTCCGTATCCGTTGGATCGTCGCCCACGTTGCTGTCATCATCCGAGTCATCACTTACCGTGTTGCCATCCGGAGTCTCTCCGCTCACCACTGCCTGGTTGCGTACAAAGCCGCGGTCGATGTCATCCTGAGTGATCGTATAGCTACCCGTAAAGGTCGTATCGTCAAAGGCTCCCGGTGACAGGCTAGCGATAGGACCGCCGCTTAGTGTACCGTTGGCGCCTTCCAATAGAACGTCCTCAAGGGTGATGTTCGTCAGCGTCGTGCTTCCGGTATTCGTTACCCTGAAGCTGTACGTGATCGTCTCGCCCACCTGTGCCGTACCGTTGCCGTCATCATCCGTATCACCGCTGCCGGCATCATCAAACACCGACGTCTTGATCACCGCGATGCTGCTGTCCTGTCCCAGGTCCGTATCCGTTGGATCGTCGCCCACGTTGCTGTCATCATCCGAGTCATCACTTACCGTGTTGCCATCCGGAGCTCTCCGCTCACCACTGCCTGGTTGCGTACAAAGCCGCGGTCGATGTCCTCCTGAGTGATCGTATAGCTACCCGTAAAGGTCGTATCGTCAAAGGCTCCCGGTGACAGGCTAGCGATAGGACCGCCTTAGTGTACCGTTGGCGCCTTCCAATAGAACGTCCTCAAGGGTGATGTTCGTCAGCGTCGTGCTTCCGGTATTCGTTACCCTGAAGCTGTACGTGATCGTCTCGCCACCTGTGCCGTACCGTTGCCGTCATCATCCGTATCACCGCTGCCGGCGTCATCAAACACCGACGTCTTGATCACCGCGATGCTGCTGTCCTGTCCCAGTCCGTATCCGTTGGATCGTCGCCCACGTTGCTGTCATCATCCGAGTCATCACTTACCGTGTGCCATCCGGAGTCTCACCACTGACCACTGCCTGGTTGCGTACAAAGCCGCGGTCGATGTCATCCTGAGTGATCGTATAGCTGCCCGTAAAGGTCGTATCGTCAAAGGCTCCCGGTGACAGGCTAGCGATAGGACCGCCGCTTAGTGTACCGTTGGCGCCTTCCAATAGAACGTCCTCAAGGGTGATGTTCGTCAGCGTCGTGCTTCCGGTATTCGTTACCTGAAGCTGTACGTGATCGTCTCACCCACCTGTGCCGTACCGTTGCCGTCATCATCCGTATCACCGCTGCGGCGTCATCCACACCGACGTCTTGATCACCGCGATGCTGCTGTCCTGTCCCAGGTCCGTATCCGTTGGATCGTCGCCCACGTTGCTGTCATCATCCGAGTCATCACTTACAGTGTTGCCATCCGGAGTCTCTCCGCTCACCACTGCCTGGTTGCGTACAAAGCCGCGGTCGATGTCATCCTGAGTGATCGTATAGCTACCCGTAAAGGTCGTATCGTCAAAGGCTCCCGGTGACAGGCTAGCGATAGGACCGCCGCTTAGTGTACCGTTGGCGCCTTCCAATAGAACGTCCTCAAGGGTGATGTTCGTCAGCGTCGTGCTTCCGGTATTCGTTACCCTGAAGCTGTACGTGATCGTCTCGCCCACCTGTGCCGTACCGTTGCCGGCATCATCCGTATCACCGCTGCCGGCATCATCAAACACCGACGTCTTGATCACCGCGATGCTGCTGTCCTGTCCCAGGTCCGTATCCGTTGGATCGTCGCCTACGTTGCTGTCATCATCCGAGTCATCACTTACAGTGTTGCCATCCGGAGTCTCTCCGCTCACCACTGCCTGGTTGCGTACAAAGCCGCGGTCGATGTCATCCTGAGTGATCGTATAGCTACCCGTAAAGGTCGTATCGTCAAAGGCTCCCGGTGACAGGCTAGCGATAGGACCGCCGCTTAGTGTACCGTTGGCGCCCTCCAATAGAACGTCCTCAAGGGTGATGTTCGTCAGCGTCGTGCTTCCGGTATTCGTTACCCTGAAGCTGTACGTGATCGTCTCGCCCACCTGTGCCGTACCGTTGCCGTCATCATCCGTATCACCGCTGCCGGCATCATCAAACACCGACGTCTTGATCACCGCGATGCTGCTGTCCTGTCCAGGTCCGTATCCGTTGGATCGTCGCCCACGTTGCTGTCATCATCCGAGTCATCACTTACCGTGTTGCCATCCGGAGTCTCTCCGCTCACCACTGCCTGGTTGCGTACAAAGCCGCGGTCGATGTCATCCTGAGTGATCGTATAGCTGCCCGTAAAGGTCGTATCGTCAAAGGCTCCCGGTGACAGGCTGGCGATAGGACCGCCGCTTAGTGTACCGTTGGCGCCCTCCAATAGCACGTCCTCAAGGGTGATGTTCGTCAGCGTCGTGCTTCCGGTATTCGTTACCCTGAAGCTGTACGTGATCGTCTCGCCTACCTGTGCCGTACCGTTGCCGT
This window harbors:
- a CDS encoding DUF7507 domain-containing protein, with product MEGANGTLSGGPIASLSPGAFDDTTFTGSYTITQDDIDRGFVRNQAVVSGETPDGTR
- a CDS encoding DUF7507 domain-containing protein; the encoded protein is MTYSFRVTNTGSTTLTNITLEDVLLEGANGTLRRSYR
- a CDS encoding DUF7507 domain-containing protein, which codes for MGDDPTDTDLGQDSSIAVIKTSVFDDAGSGDTDDDGNGTAQVGETITYSFRVTNTGSTTLTNITLEDVLLEGANGTLSGGPIASLSPGAFDDTTFTGSYTITQDDIDRGFVRNQAVVSGETPDGNTVSDDSDDDSNVGDDPTDTDLGQDSSIAVIKTSVFDDAGSGDTDDDGNGTAQVGETITYSFRVTNTGSTTLTNITLEDVLLEGANGTLSGGPIASLSPGAFDDTTFTGSYTITQEDIDRGFVRNQAVVSGETPDGNTVSDDSDDDSNVGDDPTDTDLGQDSSIAVIKTSVFDDAGSGDTDDAGNGTAQVGETITYSFRVTNTGSTTLTNITLEDVLLEGANGTLSGGPIASLSREPLTIRPLRVAIRSLRMTSTAALYATRQW
- a CDS encoding DUF7507 domain-containing protein, coding for MASLSPGAFDDTTFTGSYTITQEDIDRGFVRNQAVVSGELRMATR
- a CDS encoding DUF7507 domain-containing protein — encoded protein: MIKTSVFDDAGSGDTDDDGNGTAQVGETITYSFRVTNTGSTTLTNITLEDVLLEGANGTLSGGPIASLSPGAFDDTTFTGSYTITQDDIDRGFVRNQAVVSGETPDGNTVSDDSDDDSNVGDDPTDTDLGQDSSIAVIKTSVFDDAGSGDTDDAGNGTAQVGETITYSFRVTNTGSTTLTNITLEDVLLEGANGTLSGGPIASLSPGAFDDTTFTGSYTITQDDIDRGFVRNQAVVSGETPDGNTVSDDSDDDSNVGDDPTDTDLGQDSSIAVIKTSVWMTPQR